The Cryobacterium sp. SO1 genomic sequence CTGGCCGCGCACCCCGATTCGGCCGCCCCCGACCGTTCCGAGCGCAACCAGGACCAGTTGCCAGGAGAGGGAGGCGGCCACGGCGCCGGCCACGAATACGAGCGGCGCCGCCTCGAGGCCGAGAGACGGCGGGAGTGCCGCGGTCAGCGCCGCGAAGTAGAGCAGCGTCGCCGGGTTCACAAGGGTGAGCCCGGCGAACGTCGCGAAGACCCGGCCGGATGCCGGCGGGCGGCGCACCCGGTCGGAGACCACGGCCTGGGCCGTGCGGCGCATCAGCCCGTGGACGCCCAGCGCCACGAGGACCAGCCCGGCACACAGCGCCGGCGCCGCTCCCCACGAGACGATCACCGGAGCGGCCGCTCTGCCCAGCAGCACCGCGGCGGCGCAGTAAAGCCCGTCGACCATCGCCACGGCCAGCGCGGCGGCGGCCCCGGCCCGGAAGCCGCCGGCCAGGGCCTCCCGCATCACGAGCAGGCCGATCGCGCCGAGCGGCACGGCCACGCCCCAGCCCGCCAGCAGCCCGCCGACGAACAACGGCCCCCAGGTGATCTCCATGCGCACGATCCTGCCCTGCCGCCGCAGCCCGACCCTAGTATTTCTCGGCGACACGGATACGATCGCGGCATGGACGATCTCGACGGCGAAATTATCGGCATTCTGCGCACCGACGGGCGCATTTCCTTCAGTGCGCTCGGGGCCGCGGTGGGGCTCAGCACGAATGCCGCCGCCGCCAGGGTGCGAAAGCTCGAGGCCTCCGGTGTCATCGTGGGCTACCGGGCCGTTCTCGCCGACGACTCCCCGTTGGGACCGCTCGGGCTGGAGGCGTTCATCGACGTGCGGCTCCGCGCCGACGCCGACTCCGAAACCTTCCTCCTCGCGGCGCTGGCCGAGCCCGAGGTGCGCGATGCCGCGCACGTGACCGGTCCCTATGACTACCTGCTGCACGTCTGGGTCAGCGACACCACCCACCTGAACGAGTTGTTGCACCGCCTGAAAAGCCAGGCCGGAGCCGGCCAGACCCAGACCCGGCTTGCGCTGCGCCCGCCCGCCACCGCGAGGGAGTGACCCGCGCCGGTAGGATCGTGCGGTGCCCACGTCCCTCGCCCAGTCCCCCGGCGCCCGGGTCGGCCTGTCCATCGCCGTGGCGACCGGGTTGTACGGCGTCTCGTTCGGCGCCCTGTCCGTCGCGTCCGGCTTGACCGTCTGGCAGACCCAGGCGCTCAGCCTGCTGCTGTTCTCCGGCGGGTCACAGTTCGCGTTCATCGGGGTCATCGCCGGCGGCGGCACACCGGTGGCCGCCGCGAGCGCGGCGGCTCTCCTGGGCATCCGCAATGCGGTGTACGGGATGCAGATGAACGTGCTGCTGCACCCGCGCGGCTGGCGGCGGTTCGCCGCCGCCCACGTGACCATCGACGAGTCGTTGGCCACCAGCACCGGCCAGAGCGACCCCGTCGAGCAGAAACGCGGCTTCTGGGTCGCCGGGGTGGGCATCTTCGTGCTGTGGAACCTGTTCACCCTGGTCGGGTCGGTGGCCGGCGACGCACTGGGCGACCCGAAGCGGTGGGGCCTGGACGGCGCCGCCGTGGCCGCGTTCCTGGCGCTGCTCTGGCCTCGGCTGCGGTCGCGGGAGGCCGGCGCGATCGCCGTGGCCTGCGCGCTCGCCACCGTGCTCACCGTGCCGTTCGTGCCGCCCGGCATCCCGATCCTCGTTGCCGCGGTCGTCGCGGGCCTGATCGGCTGGTTCGGTTATCGCAGCGGGCCAGATGGCGAGGGCCTGGAGCCTGACATCGATCCGTACCCGGGCGAGCCCGGTCGAGTGGCAAGCTCGTGACCCTGTGGGGATGGATCCTCGTGGCCTGTGCCGTGGGTTTCCTCACCAAGCTGCTCGGCTACCTGGTGCCCAAGAAGTGGCTCACGAACCCCCGGGTGGCCCGCGTGGCCGGCACCCTGACCATCGGCCTGCTGGCCTCGCTCACGATCGCGAACACCATGGCGTCCGGTCAAACGCTCGCCGTCGACGCCAGGCTCGGCGCCCTCGTGGCGGCCGCAGTCGCGCTGTGGTTGAAGGCGCCGTTCCTCGTCGTCGTCATCGTGGGCGCGGCCGCGGCCGCCGGCCTGCGGCTGCTCGGCCTGCCGTAGCCTCCAGCCCTTCATCCACTCCGGAGAAACGCTGGGGTTGCTACGCCTGGGCGCGACCCTGGTGAGCGTCCCCCAGGAGGTGATCAAGGACCCGATGTGCTAATGTAGGTAGTTGCGCGTCGATCTTTATCACGATCCGACCTCTCCGCTGCCCCAATCCATGGCCGGAGCCGCTGCTCGACCGGGTCACTACCGGGTCGGACACACTCGACCGGGACTTTCGGTCGATCATCCACGCTGTTCGAATTCCGGCGCACGCAATGCTGCGCGCCGCCTTCACACGTCCATACGAAAAGTACGATTTACATGTTCACTCCCACCATCAACCTCGACAACGCCACGGAAGCCATCGACACCCTGGCTCCCGAACACCGCCAGGCGATCTACCTCGCCTACTACGCGGGCTTCAACAATGACCAGGTCGCCGATCTCCTCGGCGTCACCACAGCCGTCGCCGACAGTCGCCTCAGCGAGGGCCTCACACACCTGCGCGAAGCCCTCCGCGTCGCCGCCTGAGCTCCGCCCCCTTAGATGGCGGCGATGACCGCGCTCATCGTGTGCGCCGCACCCGGCGCCAGGGTGATCGAGTCATCCTGCACATCCCCATCACAGATCGGCCGGTCGGGTGCGAACTCGCTGAGCGCGCTCATCCACAGCACCGGCGGCCGGTCCGTCGGTGTCCAGCGGGTCACGTGCGCACCGTGCAGGTACACCTCGGCCACCGAAGCACCGGACGAGCAGCGTGGCCAACTCGTCGAGCGGCTGCCCGGCAATCGTGAACTACTGGGCGACGCCCTCGAGTAGCATCACGAGCTCGTCGAGTTCGACGTCCCAGCCCTCTCGGTTCTGCTCAAGGCGTTCGCGGCGGTAGCGGGTGCCGCCGGGGAGTGTGTCGAAGCCCGATTCGATCACCGTGACATCCGTCCCGGTACCAGCATCTGCGATGGTGAAGCGCACGTGCGTCGAGTACTCGTCGAGCTCTTCGGCGGGGATTCCCGACCAACGGAAGCCGAATGATCCGTCGGGCACCACCTCGGTGATTTCGATCGGGAAGCTGCCGTAGCCGTCCCAGTCGATGCTGCCCGTCGCACCGGGCTTGAGCGCGGCGAACCCCACAGCGTCTCCGAACCACTTGACCATCACCTCGGGGTCGGTCAACGCCTCCCAGACGCGCGCGCGCGGGGCCTCGATGTGCACGGTGCGGGTCACGGTGTGGCCCTTGATTCTTGCGTAATCAGACACGGTGTTTCCTTCACGTTCGAGCTGAGCGCGACGGGACAGTGCCCGCCGAGCGGCACGTCAACCAGTTCTGCAAACGCGCCTCATCGAGCGTACCCATGATTGCGAATCGGTTCACGAGCAAGTGAGACGCTGGTCGCCCTATTCTGCTTCGCGTGCGAGCGCAGTGGTCGTAAGCCGCGCGTACATGAACATGTCGCACGGTTTGCCATCGATCCGCTCCCAAGCGCGGAGCAGGCCCTCGCGTTGGTAGCCCGCACTCTCAGCAGTTCGCCAGGAGCCGCTGTTCCATGGCTCGACGTACAGCTCGACCCGATCAAGTTCGGCGAGGTTCACCGCCCAGGCCGTGAGTGTGCCGAGCGCCTCGGCGGCATACCCCTGACGGCGTTGGGAGGGCGTGATCCAGTATCCGACACTGGCTCGCACGCCCGCGCCAGCTGAGAAGTACAGTCCGATGTGCCCGACCGCGACGTCGGAAGCGTCAGCGATCGCAAAGACATAACCCGCGCGCGTCGCTAGACGATCTCGTTGGCGGGCGATGAAAGCCAGAGCCTCGGATTCACCGTCCGTTGACGGGACAGTCGTAAGGATGGGTATCAGGGAGTCCCGGGACGCTTCTTGAACTGTCGGGGCGTCCGAGTCACGCCATTCACGCAAGATCAATCGCTGGCCGTGAAGGGTCGGCAGTTCAAGAGGGCCGTCAGTCATACCGTGATCATTTCACGGGCTGATATCGCTCGGCACATCGAGGCAAGAAAACCCCCTGACTCCCTTGAGAACAACGGAGATGGGACTTTCCGAGCGCGTTTACGGCGAAATCAGGTGATCGTCGCCGGATCGGTTGGGATGGCGGGGGTTCGAGGCCAGGTCCCGGCGGAGCGCAGGATGAAGGCCAGGATCAGCACCTCGACGCCGATGGTGAGGCCGTAGTAGAAGGCCCAGTCCCAGGACGCCCCTGCCGCGTTGAACACCATGACGGGGATGTACAGCGATGCAATAACGAGGTTCGTGGCACGGTTCACCCGGGCGGGCAGCGCCATGGAGAGCACCACCATCAGGGCCGGGATCGCGATGACCACGAAGAAAATGGACATCAAGGTCCCGCTGATGTCGAACTCGAAAATGACGCCACCCCGGATTTCGTCGATTTCGCCGGGCTGGTAGAGGTGGAAGTAGTCGATGTAGATGACGAGGAACATCAGGCTCGTCCAGGCTGCCGCGAGCTTGGCCTGCACGGGGATGGGCGGGTTGTCGAGCCGGCTCGGGGTGTTCGTTCGGATTGTGCTAGTTCTGGACATGGCGGACCTCCCAGGTTTTCAGAGAGAACTTACGGGTGTAAGGACTGAACAACAGCGTAGCCTTACAAGCGTAAGTGCGCAAGGATGAGAAGATGACGCCGCGCACCCCTTTGAGCAGGAAGAGGATCATTGGCGCGGCCGCCGCGGTAGCCGACCAAGCGGGTGTTGCCGCCGTGAGCATGCGCAGTGTCGCGAAGGTGCTCGGCGTAGAGGCGATGTCGCTCTACCATCACGTCCCCAGCAAGGAGGCGCTGCTCGACGACCTCGCCGACTGGGTCTTCGAAAGGATCGAGCTGCCCGAGGTCGGCGGCAGCTGGCGGGAGGCGCTGACCGCCCGGGCACGATCGGCACGGTCGGTGCTCACGGCTCATCCGTGGGCGCTCGGGATGATGGTGCGCTCCAACCCCGGCCCAGCGCTGCTGCAGG encodes the following:
- a CDS encoding LysE family transporter, with the protein product MEITWGPLFVGGLLAGWGVAVPLGAIGLLVMREALAGGFRAGAAAALAVAMVDGLYCAAAVLLGRAAAPVIVSWGAAPALCAGLVLVALGVHGLMRRTAQAVVSDRVRRPPASGRVFATFAGLTLVNPATLLYFAALTAALPPSLGLEAAPLVFVAGAVAASLSWQLVLVALGTVGGGRIGVRGQTILSACGYGLVVALGAAAVIAALAALV
- a CDS encoding Lrp/AsnC family transcriptional regulator, whose protein sequence is MDDLDGEIIGILRTDGRISFSALGAAVGLSTNAAAARVRKLEASGVIVGYRAVLADDSPLGPLGLEAFIDVRLRADADSETFLLAALAEPEVRDAAHVTGPYDYLLHVWVSDTTHLNELLHRLKSQAGAGQTQTRLALRPPATARE
- a CDS encoding AzlC family ABC transporter permease, with amino-acid sequence MPTSLAQSPGARVGLSIAVATGLYGVSFGALSVASGLTVWQTQALSLLLFSGGSQFAFIGVIAGGGTPVAAASAAALLGIRNAVYGMQMNVLLHPRGWRRFAAAHVTIDESLATSTGQSDPVEQKRGFWVAGVGIFVLWNLFTLVGSVAGDALGDPKRWGLDGAAVAAFLALLWPRLRSREAGAIAVACALATVLTVPFVPPGIPILVAAVVAGLIGWFGYRSGPDGEGLEPDIDPYPGEPGRVASS
- a CDS encoding AzlD domain-containing protein, whose amino-acid sequence is MTLWGWILVACAVGFLTKLLGYLVPKKWLTNPRVARVAGTLTIGLLASLTIANTMASGQTLAVDARLGALVAAAVALWLKAPFLVVVIVGAAAAAGLRLLGLP
- a CDS encoding RNA polymerase sigma factor, whose amino-acid sequence is MFTPTINLDNATEAIDTLAPEHRQAIYLAYYAGFNNDQVADLLGVTTAVADSRLSEGLTHLREALRVAA
- a CDS encoding SRPBCC domain-containing protein, translated to MSDYARIKGHTVTRTVHIEAPRARVWEALTDPEVMVKWFGDAVGFAALKPGATGSIDWDGYGSFPIEITEVVPDGSFGFRWSGIPAEELDEYSTHVRFTIADAGTGTDVTVIESGFDTLPGGTRYRRERLEQNREGWDVELDELVMLLEGVAQ
- a CDS encoding GNAT family N-acetyltransferase, with translation MTDGPLELPTLHGQRLILREWRDSDAPTVQEASRDSLIPILTTVPSTDGESEALAFIARQRDRLATRAGYVFAIADASDVAVGHIGLYFSAGAGVRASVGYWITPSQRRQGYAAEALGTLTAWAVNLAELDRVELYVEPWNSGSWRTAESAGYQREGLLRAWERIDGKPCDMFMYARLTTTALAREAE
- a CDS encoding DUF6326 family protein — protein: MSRTSTIRTNTPSRLDNPPIPVQAKLAAAWTSLMFLVIYIDYFHLYQPGEIDEIRGGVIFEFDISGTLMSIFFVVIAIPALMVVLSMALPARVNRATNLVIASLYIPVMVFNAAGASWDWAFYYGLTIGVEVLILAFILRSAGTWPRTPAIPTDPATIT
- a CDS encoding TetR/AcrR family transcriptional regulator C-terminal domain-containing protein yields the protein MTPRTPLSRKRIIGAAAAVADQAGVAAVSMRSVAKVLGVEAMSLYHHVPSKEALLDDLADWVFERIELPEVGGSWREALTARARSARSVLTAHPWALGMMVRSNPGPALLQDHDRLLGVLMTHGFSAALATHAFSAIDAYVYGFALTETSLPFEPEDGAEEAFAVKVAAPAELYPHIARSRAELFGDGGYAFADEFDYGLELLLESLERRVADASPALRER